GTATAATGAGTTGTACGTTAAAtggaggttttatttattcagacaaggtctTTTAGGAAATTTTTATCTCCCGAcctgtttcgactgtcaaccgccagtcttcgtcagaggagttctgctgatcgcctttgatggttcctttgaagtttcacttgacttccatgtaatagttccagcaagattaattttgtcttctttttgaacagtatgttcAGGTgagattttgtttattcagacaaggtttttcaggaaatgtttatttccCAACATgaactcctctgatgaagaGTGAATCTTTGTGCTCCACGTATATTAgatgttaaatgttgtgttttcctTTTAAACTGTGAAGGAACTGCCAGCCATATGTTTGATGtttggattagcttagcatgtagctgtGCTGGCTGAGCGGGGCTACAGCAACCAATTATCTGAAGTTGTCTTTAAACTAAACTCAAACAGTACCTGACTCACCTGTTACACAAACAGCATAGCGGTATGATATTTTCTGGACCTGCAGTCGGACCAAACATGTGAGGTAGTCAGGCTGATCTTGTGACATCAAGTCACACTCGTGATACGGCAGCACCTTCAGTAGCGCAGCCTCTTGGCCCCGAGACAGAAGGAGGCATTTCTCTTTGGCTTCAGCACTTGTACTGGATTAGGATattataaaagaataaaatcattcaacagtgaaaaagtcatcacaggCAGAAATTTGAAATAATACAGTGTTTATCAACCTTTTTGGAGCCAAGGTACATCTCAAGGCACACCACCaaccaaaaaatgtaaaaaaaatgaaactttgtagcctatattaacaacaTACAGTCATTCTTATCCACATGTCTTGAATATGAATCAGTTAAAACAATACATAGAGGAGAGAGCATTGTAGAAGCTGCATTGCCAGGTACAGTTAAGCGAGTGTCAAGGCAGGtgttttgttgacattgtggTGGATATCTGAGTTTGTGGGTAAAATTGTTAATGATGACACGTTGGTGCACGCAAGAAGTAAAACAAGAAACAGACCATGGTGATTACCGATGGTACTCACTCATGGACTTATAAAAAGGTTATATTCAGCGCTTTGTAAGCCAGTTTGAAGTGTCCAAATGCTACAGGAATTTGCTTTTTTAATAGCATTAATATATTATACATTTACAAGCTAACATCAGTGAACtgttagaaaaatgtaattactgtCTTTCTCAGACAATAATTGGCTAAATTTTTGAGAGCCACTTATACACCAGACACATCTTTGGAGTTTTTAGACTGCAGCAAAATCCAGTGAGTAAAATTGTGAATTGCATGTCTTTGTGAATGCATCACGGTCGGTCTAATTGCACAATTGCACTTTggcatacattttaaaattgtccGCGCCACACGATCCCCCTATGCTGTAAAAAATTCTTGGTGAGAACCCTGTTCATGTACCCATTGGCGCCGCCAGCCAGAATCCcattttcaaagtttttttaaCGTTTTGCTGGGCTGTATTAATCTGTTTCTATACACTGTTACCATGCTCTTCTGTAAAGCCTAACTattcttaattttttcattGAGTAAAAATACACTTTGAGTTAGAGAATTGATTAGAATCATTTCTTGttgatattgttttttatttgttttgctaTTCGCACTGCCGCTTCATGCTCTGGCAGCTGTTCACGGTGCTGAACCTGTGACAGCATTACTAGTCGGAGCGGAGCGTTCTTGTGGCTTGTTTGCGAATCTTGCGAGCCGCGCTGCTCAGGGACTGGCGGGCCGCACATTTGAGGTGTATTCCAGAGAGGAGGTTCGACAAACTCTGTGCAACTGGCGGTGCACACAACAAGGCACACACAACAACATGTGACTCTGACCTTGCATCTTCTTTCAGTCGGCGACTGTCTCTGTGATGCAGCATCCATTTCCACTTCCCCTTTCTGTTgagcattttcaaaatttccaaTATCTTGTTCATACTGCCTACAAGTTCACACAAAGACAAACCAGTTAGTCAAACATAGGGAGACTTGATGAGTCATTATTTGCCATCAGGGACACACACAGAGGTTGAGGTGCTGCAGTGCTGCTCGGTCGATCACAATGAAACCCCCCCGAACGAACAGCTCACGGTGGGTGAGATTCACAACGTCGGCTGATGTGTCAATTCCAGCAAACAGCACATGAGGGGACTTCTTCAGCTTCAGCAAGTCTGGGACCTGAACCACACAAAGCTCAGGCATCAAAATACTAAACCACTTTTATATGCTGAAAACAAATCTAATTGGATATGAAGTAGTGTTTTTGATTGTTATctaactcttgacattttagtcaagtaTTAAAATTTGGCAAGAGTGGTTGTacaaatgtaagagtgactgccctctatgggttaaaacccAGACAATCTATAAGACTTAAGCGTGAATGGGAatctttgtaataataataccctgctgttttgttctgttttgtttgatattatttgtaaattgcataaataaagaatatatataaaacacatggaaataaaatacagagaaaaaaaaataataacccccccccccccggttATTACAATcaatttttgctattggctgagaatggtggtttgtgatgttttattggcttcttacatcacaaaccagCACTGTTGGCCGCGAAAGGAACACAAGGAGGACGTCCTCATGTTAGACTGCGGGGATGATGACGACACTTCCTCTGACCTCCTCATATtgggagagggagaggaggatgaCGCTTTCATCACTCTGGCCCGAGGAGAGTGATGGGAAACGTGTTGCTCCAGAAAGGAACGCAGTGGCTCGACTTTGCTAACCTCTCTGATGGGGAAAAGAGTGAGATCTTGGACATGCCCATAGTCCCGAAGGGGATCTTTGGCTTTGCGTTGGCCTCCATGCAGCAATGATGTGAGGCCAAAAAGAAGGACGACGAGGCACTCCTCCTCTGTCTCCCTCAAAAATCCCTGGCCCCATCTCCACCTGTGCGACGGAAGGCGTTTCCGCAAACTGCTCCTCAGGGCCCACAGTTTAAGATGCCAAGATCTTCTGCTCCTCAACCCGCCCCGCCATCTCAACACGGTTTGTCCGGCTGTCCCAGGAAACCTTCGGCCTCCACGCCACTGGAAGAGGGCACCACCGTACCACGTATGGAGCTTCTTGCAGTGGACAGTCTGCCACCGAGAGAGGGCACCACCGCATCATGGATGGAGCCTCTCATGGTGAGCGGACCACAGCTTTTGCCCACTCTCTCCCTCAGATGCGAGAGATGGGCCGTGCTCGCATCCCCGCCCTGGGTGTTACGAACAATATCAATATCGTCCCTCCTCGTCTTGCAGGTATAATACACTCACAGGCTCAGGGACAATCAGCCTGTGTTTTACAGGAGGAGATCTTCTTTCTGTTACATAAAAGAGCGATCTCTATCGTCTCTCCCGCCCTGTGTCAGAGCAGTTTTTATTCCAGGTATTTTCTGGTCCCCAAACGGGGGGGGACGGTATTCGCCCTATCCTGGATTTACGTGCCCTGAACAGACAGTTTCAGGATGCTCACGCACACCTCTCTGGTGCGACAGAGTGATTGGTTCACATCTGTTGACCTCAAGGACACATATTTCCACATCTCAATATATCCTCCCCACAGAAAGTATCTGAGATTCGCTTTCCGGGTGATATGTTACGAGTACCGCGTGGTCCCTTTCGGCCACTCACTGAGCCCGAGGGTGTTTGTGTGGTGCCGCCTGGCCACGTATCTGGACGAATGGCTGCTTTTGGCATAATCGGGAGACGGAGGCCAGAGTGCACATCCGTATCCTGTTGCATCACCTATCCAATCTAGGTTTTATGATAGTATATTGACCCCAGCATAGGAAATAGTCTTCCTTGGACTATCCCTGCACTCTGTGTCTTTCAGAAGCGCCTCTTGGCGTAGCGGGTAAAAGCGTTCTGGGCATGCCTTGTGCTGTTTCGACCTGCGAACTGGTGTACAttcgataagcatgtctgcaataCGGGAGCTACCACATCCCATAGTCAGACATCACACggaatattatgaaatagaactttaggttatttacataacccttCTTGTTTGagcgagtgagaagaggtgcttattttgaatgactTGCTGCCGTCCGCCtcctcctcttataggaggtgggagtgtcTCTGGTGGACAGacacgtttcaccagccaatcaggattggcagattgagataatgcttctgagggctgcagacgagtgtgcatcccatagtgagacatctcactcttattactcatagaaccggagTTATGTAATTAACTTAAAagttaaaacaatattaatttgATGCAGACAcctacataaatacataatgtatacattttaaatcattttacgTGCTAGAGTAAAACTGTGGGAATGTTTGTGTTCCACGTATTGCTGACgcttttttgttttgccaaGTCATCAACAGAACTATATGCATTATTAAAGTTGACTattcattttttactttgaacatgtgctttttaaattttctttcaGTAAATAAGGTGAGTCAGTACTTTAATGCTTGCCATAGTACCTTGTAACACGAGTATTTGTACCTTTACTGCAGTAAAATGTACTTTTGACATCTATCCATATTTCAGATATTTATGgcctttttttattactttcttCAATTATGCAAATGCAATTTATTACCTCACAAATGTGCTTTGCGATGTCTTCATTTCTGAGGATGATGTGTAGAGATGATGAAATGTCCTTTGTGAAGAATTCAGAGGGAGCAACAGCAGTGTGACCCTCTGCTTCCAACTGTTCCTTTAGGTCAATTGAGAAAAGAATATTCAACTTTAGAGAGCTGCTGTTGTGTTTCACACAACAGCTGTTGTTTCACACAACAGCAGTTATTGTAAGAATAACAATATGTGTATTCTCAGGAGTTTAGCAAGTATGTTCTGTGTTTGTATAATActctttctgaaaaaaaaaagaacatatacGGTATTTTCTGGACTACAAGTCAGTCTTTTTGTCATTCAAAATTTAGGAAGTGCATATAGTCTGCAGCATATCTTGCTAGATTTCTCAGCCAACAGTACCATGTAGTGAGTAAAACCATTAATTGAATGTCCCTGTGAATGCATAGTGGCTTCTCACTAAGCTGTCAGTACAACTTCATATCATTTCAGTTATAGCTGTCTCCTTATCTTTGTGGATGTAATATctggaaaatacagtaagaagtAGGAGTTGGAGAAATAATCAAAGCATTGTCATTCAGACATAGTCAGATAATTAATACATACATTTCCAatctttcatttaaatgttaagtCACAAAAAAGGCCATAGAAGGATATGTTCATGGATAAATGATGTTTTAAAAGTACTATATTATGTGAGCTGCTTATTTAGTTCATATataataaactgtatataatcTATAATTCTGAACAGccctttttgtttattgtatttgttaAAAGCAAAGATGCTTCTACTTTGGACCTTTACCATACAGTTCTTAACTGAACAGTTTACATATGTCCTCTGCTGCTTCAGTAAAAGGTAAAAAGGTACACTTATCTCCagtcatgtttaaaaaaaaacaaacaaaaaaaacaattcatcaGTGGTCATGGTGAGAAACTAAGAATGCTGTGAAAAAGTGACTCTAGAGTGTACTAGATGTAGATGTGTACAAGAAAATCATACCCTGACCGCCTTAAAAATGTTGTCCTCTGCTGTCACCAAGATGTAAAATCTGTACTTTGTTGTACAAGATGCCTTAACAAGGGAATTCATGTCACTCTCAAAGTCTTCATCCAGCTTTCTCTTCATCGAACCACAGTACTCAAAATGGGTATTCGGTCCAGGGTGCATCCTGAAGACTTCAGTTTTTACTGGGAACTGAGCGATACCACAGATCTTGTGCAATGCTGCTTCGAATTGTTGCGCACATTCTGCGATCACACCTCCAAGTGCTGCAGATTCAATAGTGGCACCTGCTACGAGTGGTGAGTCCTTAACAGGAAAACCCTCTTTCTTCTCTCCTTTGCATGTCAGACATGTCCTTTTGAACTTTTCTACCTCTAATTTGTGCTCGAGAAATTTTTCCTGTTGGTCTTTGTGTGAGCATAAGTTCGAAGTTAAAGCACTGCAGCTACACATTGCTGTGTTGTCACTGGATACTTGATGGCGTGCATTGCCCTTAATACTCTTTTTAACGAGTCGTTTAATTTGCTCCAAGAAAATGAGGCACTCCTTTTGTAGTGACCCCTGGGTGAGATCTGCTTTCAGGTAGTGCTGAGAGAGTTGTTTAATCAAATTAACCAATTCCCATTTACTGCTTTTAGATTTGCTTTTACTGACATTTCGTTCCAAGATGTTTTTGGACGCTTTGAAATTAGCTTTTTTTATCCTTCCATCAGAGAAAATTGAAACTGGAGTCCAACAATTTAACGGAGAACCTTCATCAGGAAAAATGGCAATAGAAGGAAACTTGTTGCTTCCTCCAGCATTTCCCTGCTGATGGTTTGTTGTGGGATAGTCCTGAGCAGCTGCTGACTTCCAGTTCTCACCAAGCATCAGTTTATTACTGCAGAATTGTGTGAAATCATGGCTCAATAAATTGTGAGGTTCTGAGGTAGTGTTGGATGCCATAAATGAATAATTGCTATTATTGGTGTCATAACATTGGGAGGTAGAAACATGCCGTCTGTTCAAAAAGTATGACATGTGATTGCTTCTTGGTGCAGGCACAGAGTCAAGAAACTCCTTCAGGCTTGTAATTTTGAACAGGTTGGATCCATTGGTGCTGGAAAGCTGTTCCATCCAACGGGAAACATCCTGAAGTCTTGTTTTCATGTCAGAAACATTAGATGGGCTTAAATGACGCTTAGGCACTACAATGTCAGAGAGGTTTCGCTCCACTGATGACTCTTCATTTGCCTGCCCTCCGCTTCTGCTTACAGACTTCAGATTGTTCATCCAGTTGGAGCAAGAAGCTAAAGACTTGAATTGCTTTTCATCAACAGTAGGAGTAGAGCTCCTGCTGTCAGACTCATTTTTCCAAACTACAGTGGGCAGGGTTTTATCGTGGCTAAATTCAACACAGTCCATCTGTGGTGAGTTGAGGAACAATCCATCCGCTACAGGAATATCTAATCCAATAAAAGGTATAAAAGTCCTGCCAAAGAGTTTGTTTTCCCACTCCTGATCTTGTTTATCATCAACAGAAAAAATTGCATGGTCTGAACTGTTTTCGGTGTGGGGAAAGGTTTGGTTTGCAAATAAGCCTAATAAACAGGTGGCCTCATTATGTAATGGTTTATTCAAATctgcactttgtgattttacaGAGTTTTCCTTCTCATTGTGAACATTCGTTGGTGAGGTAGAAACTTTTACTGAAACGTTGCCCAGTTCTTTGTTAAGACACAAAGCTGAACTAAAACTCATCTTCTTGGCATTTTCAGAACAACTTTTCACATCTTCACAATCTTTTACAGCCAGGTCTAAGAAACCTAGTTGAATTTTGTCTCTTGAAGACTGCATTACATCAGATTGCTGGTGTGCTGCATCATTGCCATGAGTTTGCTCAGCAGATCTAATGTTGTctatttgttggttttttattttgtcttcagATCCTTTTTTATCACGTTCACCATTACCAACATCATCGCATACCTTCTCCGTGCCACCATCTTTGACTTCCACAGATTTTGTTACATCCATTTCAAcgatttgtttttctgttgtttttgaaaaaccatCCACCTCTTGAATGTATTGAGGGAGCTTCTGCTTATGTTTGGGGGAAACACCAACCACTGAAACTCTATTCATACTTTCCTCTTGAGACTCAAGGATAACACAATCGTCTTCAGAAGATAAATCCTCAGGATGTTTCTGGGATAAAACATCAGGAGCATTAGTTCTAGTTTCCCTTTTACTGACGGTCGTTTCGCTTTGTGCAAAATTTCCATGACTCTGAAAACAAGAGtgtacaaaagcaaaaaaaagtaaGACTAAACTTACAtctaataaatagttttatttcaacTGATATAAATGCAAAGCACTTGAGTAGCTATTTTAATATTTGagcttctatttttttttctcatttatttcctgTGCTGCTGTGATGAAAAACATTCCTTTCTGGATACAGTATTtatctataaataaatgaagcaaGTTACAGACGGTATGTGAAAACATTCCTCCCATGAATTTcatattaaaaacagttgaaCAGTTTTTATTGCTAAAATGTGTTTACCTTGTGGGGTTCTGGTGTTGACTTTGGtgagtttattttttccattcccATCATCTTTTCTATGCTCACTGATGTCTCATTTCTACCAACGTCATGGTCTGGAGTAACAGCATTTGGCAGGGACAGATCCCAGATTACTGGCTCTTGGTCTGAAGCAGGGCTGCTCTTCTTGCTGAGGTCCAGTGGTGAATCTGAACTGTTTGCCAATGACCCAACATCGAGGGTTGTTGAGGAATATGTGAAGTCCAAGTCAACATGAACCCACCGTGGTGTAGAGCGGCTGTAAAACAGGCCTATCCATAAATGGATAATCAGCCTCACACACGAATCTTCTTGTGGGGGAAAAGCCCATGGCCTGTAAAAAGTGTCAGATGTGATACAATTACTTATGATTTCTGTCAAGTCAGGGCTGCACGATGGGGGGCACTTATTAAAATAACCCTTTCTGGGATGGGTACCTAATAGTGCCCAGCCTTGGTACTCTATTGTCCTCTGGTTGAACTTCAACGGTCACGTAGGCAAAGAGATTGCAAAATGGAGGGGCGTAATTGATAGGACCAGCCTACACGAACTGAACCTGAGCGGTGGCAAGTTAATTAACACCGTGTTGAAAAATAAGGCTGTCAATTATCACATAGCACCAGGACAGCCAAGGCCATAAGTTGAGGATCAGCTCTGTTGTTCTATCATCGAAACAAAGGTCAGACCTGTGGGATGCCAAATAGCATCTCCAAAACTTAGGCCATTATTTTCACTAGAAAAAAGTAGATGTCTAACTCAATGTCAGGGAAGAGGTCCTGTCTTAAGTGAGGGAGTTAAAATATCTCGGGACTTAAACCAGGACCTGTATTATTAGGTGTTTACAGAGAATAAACTGTCTACAGTCCTCACCTTCATGAGCTTTGagataaaaatgtcaaacactGAGTTTTCAGAGAAAGATTTGGGAATTTTATTTTCAGGCAAAATCGTGCAGCTCCAAGTTAAAGAAATTAATCAgaaacagaacaaactaaaGAACGCACATACGTACCCATGCAAAACCCGGCTGACGGCCTTCTCCACTTGTCCGATAGCAATCCTGCTGTCCAGACTGAAGTCATATTTTCCTGGCCATTGTCTTGTGACTCGGAGAGATCCTCcttcatcaacaaacacacgAGAGTTTCTGAACTTCTGATTGAAATGGACATTTTCTTTCGGATATTCTTGAGTCCTGTTGGGTTCACTTTGGTCTTCAGTACTGACAGGAGGGTAGGAGCTTTTATTTTCATCCATGCACGGCTTTAGGTGATTCAACCGCATCTTGGGAGCGCCACAAACAAGAGATACCTGCTGCAGAAAAGTTGGTGATACGCTTAGTGGAGTGGAAGGCAAAGGTGAGGCGTATGCATGCTCCTTAAATACCAAAGCAACGGATTCTCTATTGCCTACAAGTGGCCTAGGTGAGGGAGATCTGAGATGTGGAGGTACTTGTGTCGTATTTTCTCTGAGCAGAAGACGAAAAACGGACTGTTGCTCAGTGATTGTATTTTTCATAAGATCAAGGTTGTTTTCATTCGTCTTAGATTTTTGCTCAAGTGCTGTTTTTGGATGTAGAGgtaatgtgttgctgttgtctCCGAGTGCCAACTCGGCAAGTAAGTTCAGCGCATCTGTAGGTGAGAAAACcttattttcttctttattaGCAGCATTCCTGAGAGAATTATTTTGTGAACCATCTTTATTTTGAGGAGTTTCACTTTCAGGAAATGCTGAAGGTCCACAATGTAACCACCCTGTGAAGACAAAAGATGAGTGAAACAAAAACTGTATGAAAAAAGCAGGCCAATCACAGACATGGACTattcatctatctatcttagTTAAACATTTTGCTTTCAGCTTTGTAGGAACAGTTCGGGGAAGGCCCTTTTTTATTAGGACCATAAGGAGATGCTTTGATGAGCCTCTGACCTCAACCACATTCAGCAGTTtccagggtcacgggggtctgctggtgcctatctccagctctcaatggacAGAGctccagtccatcgcagggaaacacacagacaatcactcacactcacatgcaTACCTACGGGCTATTTAgaaactccaatcaacctaccagtcatgtttttggattgtgggaagaacccagaggaaacccacacagcataaggagaacatgcaaactccacaaagaAAGGATCCAAGTCTCCAcctcagggcttgaacccaggacagTCTTGCTGTGTGGTGGACGggctaaccactaatccaccgtgtgccatttttaatcaaattgttgttgatttaatgtttttactagggatgtccctTAACAACTTTtacacttccgatacgataccgatatttcaGCCTTGACGCTTCgtcgataccgatatcaatgtgatatcagcacaaatcattcatacttttatgacttgttTTGTAGTGTCGAATGTTacaaaaggcttgatcaagtgatgttactcaaacagagaacaatagtcaacaacagtaggtatgagaaaattGACCCATTTGTTATTAACCaattgattattacacccaacgattacaaaaataacataattaagaaaaaaaatttattaaaaaaaattatttatttttgctaaataaaacaaacccactatttcggacatctaaaaataataaagtttggCACACAcgttaatactaactttgagttgtttaatccacgcacatgcaagctcctcccctccgcctcGCCCcactcaaagccaaagctagcctgcagccaacacgaggaaagttgttgcgaGCAGTCTTAAAACATCGCAGGAGAAACGCAGTAAAAATGCTTGGTAAACAAGCAAGGCAAGTCCAATTCTcttatatgggaacactttgggtttgatgatgaagaccaagaccaaagacacatcacgtgcaagaactgttttgtttttgtgcaaaagtgaacatacttgattttactGTGTGAAgaattttgtttatgtttaaaaaaatatattttatggttttttttgtacaaaaaataaataacattttggttgaaaaataatcaggaattcaattatgactaaaataactgtgattataattttttctataatccaGCAGCCCTACTTCAACatgatatctacagtattctacaattgaataaatataatatatatcggagattttagatgcagtccgataaaatctgatattcgttttctggctgatatcggacagacatctatatcggatcgggacacccctagtttttactgctgagtttaatgttcttattgatttttaaactgttaaatgttttctgttgcactttttaatcatgtaaagcacattgaaatgccttatgtatgaaatagcATAAATTGGCCTTTGGTGAATTTATAGTATAGACCGGGTGTGTTTTAACAGCTTCAGGTTCCCCCGTACATaacaaaatcattttttctttttcccgcCTCGACACACAC
This genomic window from Gouania willdenowi chromosome 6, fGouWil2.1, whole genome shotgun sequence contains:
- the tasor2 gene encoding uncharacterized protein tasor2 isoform X1, whose amino-acid sequence is MESGNGGDSSEGVCITVADSDDFLRALAILQRSYLYEESKQLFTYNSAFVVKNAQLEEKYKAFCTKKRHAGYSEEDLKETYGFLLFDDVEKANALGEKGLLTGNSDLTTLGDPSKGVYISMYSDCLDPNRWCHPKSGHIVIIKLTRGKIKSVTENYTQTLTTPTEGFDCHVSEHLSSVSSQTSSFLAFERTQYYIYEHPLNGSRETALSPSAACPLAIVSFSYMNSKTTVAAPQGTREEEKPSGIYWPWRGQLQIGSKSFTVGLRSKAGALIPVKLSPVLKVCRAISVSDLQRSLPRTGFKTCLTGEAFLDGLYCNLFELVPSQEEQKDSFSLLLSSIQEKNVALSVPLVDGGFLLLMHSSQFIQNDDASSEGNNVLQSLFVFPQSRLALRAGTDFEHKNSALSSVVLQLAPALNYGECEVERLTTDCSEELCDVLLQHLQNYNQRTNSKTMSPSSEEYDTHQCSCTQRNNTRTLQRLTSYLSRPGSFQLPLSKVSEILLAEMEEQREDLEEDVYVFPSSSECMGLEDRLDTPNVSVMNVWPPTKHENNKLKDLQAEDLSVQNKPGTIVSKLNKVLDVVGKELHTSHSQTHPAEFIVTISTAEQGVAVETVNLQLPMVPVNSLNHETGRTVSDCTEAICLTKSKEKRPARGPPKKRKLVSSALVATPIVDMSKTPVEDSNDKEKPEKNQQISDTWKWKMKKTSPKCKTVEAVTVAHGQPSLQSTFLKELELQPMEKTEHQLPVISHCGQILVPFGYVCTANEMKSLKRKLSTNDKQEPKKPLISASVETELHFPTMDGINVTKSTDVAPREGDLNTGVSSLDSVPLNPEHEKSDDSLLKSQEIDVVYDKPIGALCPDKSLKKRCISLAKLKSVFAKRERHTEVLTKEMTSNNVQDTPLISTSETTATTSLSLTSREVDKGDHKISDLVLNDISSSVPNQMLLNETSTELEKSEVEKCGFQSSPKSRSQVRKHTNKRHGIRRCPKKIKTLKMPPGIPGERFKREWWLHCGPSAFPESETPQNKDGSQNNSLRNAANKEENKVFSPTDALNLLAELALGDNSNTLPLHPKTALEQKSKTNENNLDLMKNTITEQQSVFRLLLRENTTQVPPHLRSPSPRPLVGNRESVALVFKEHAYASPLPSTPLSVSPTFLQQVSLVCGAPKMRLNHLKPCMDENKSSYPPVSTEDQSEPNRTQEYPKENVHFNQKFRNSRVFVDEGGSLRVTRQWPGKYDFSLDSRIAIGQVEKAVSRVLHGPWAFPPQEDSCVRLIIHLWIGLFYSRSTPRWVHVDLDFTYSSTTLDVGSLANSSDSPLDLSKKSSPASDQEPVIWDLSLPNAVTPDHDVGRNETSVSIEKMMGMEKINSPKSTPEPHKSHGNFAQSETTVSKRETRTNAPDVLSQKHPEDLSSEDDCVILESQEESMNRVSVVGVSPKHKQKLPQYIQEVDGFSKTTEKQIVEMDVTKSVEVKDGGTEKVCDDVGNGERDKKGSEDKIKNQQIDNIRSAEQTHGNDAAHQQSDVMQSSRDKIQLGFLDLAVKDCEDVKSCSENAKKMSFSSALCLNKELGNVSVKVSTSPTNVHNEKENSVKSQSADLNKPLHNEATCLLGLFANQTFPHTENSSDHAIFSVDDKQDQEWENKLFGRTFIPFIGLDIPVADGLFLNSPQMDCVEFSHDKTLPTVVWKNESDSRSSTPTVDEKQFKSLASCSNWMNNLKSVSRSGGQANEESSVERNLSDIVVPKRHLSPSNVSDMKTRLQDVSRWMEQLSSTNGSNLFKITSLKEFLDSVPAPRSNHMSYFLNRRHVSTSQCYDTNNSNYSFMASNTTSEPHNLLSHDFTQFCSNKLMLGENWKSAAAQDYPTTNHQQGNAGGSNKFPSIAIFPDEGSPLNCWTPVSIFSDGRIKKANFKASKNILERNVSKSKSKSSKWELVNLIKQLSQHYLKADLTQGSLQKECLIFLEQIKRLVKKSIKGNARHQVSSDNTAMCSCSALTSNLCSHKDQQEKFLEHKLEVEKFKRTCLTCKGEKKEGFPVKDSPLVAGATIESAALGGVIAECAQQFEAALHKICGIAQFPVKTEVFRMHPGPNTHFEYCGSMKRKLDEDFESDMNSLVKASCTTKYRFYILVTAEDNIFKAVREQLEAEGHTAVAPSEFFTKDISSSLHIILRNEDIAKHICEVPDLLKLKKSPHVLFAGIDTSADVVNLTHRELFVRGGFIVIDRAALQHLNLCSMNKILEILKMLNRKGKWKWMLHHRDSRRLKEDASTSAEAKEKCLLLSRGQEAALLKVLPYHECDLMSQDQPDYLTCLVRLQVQKISYRYAVCVTDRSHEALERNGILTVTMNSFLTKWPSEAFTLRPQAPSSVTSAEAVQF